One Magnolia sinica isolate HGM2019 chromosome 2, MsV1, whole genome shotgun sequence genomic window, TGATAAATGACACGAGCTTATATTGTCGATCAATCAACTGATATTATAGAGCTGTGTGTTTCAACTCTGAGGTCAATGGGTTCAAGAACCCATCTGGTGCACAGATGTGAGAGTGTGTGTgtatttgaccattaaaaaaaaaaaaaaaaaactgttattatggagctgatatttatgagacTTGGTGTTCCAGAACTAATTAATGTCACAATGGTTTGGAGTTTAATATTGTAGCCTTCAAGGTTTCCACTAGGTTCCATTTTGGAAATTTGGATCCTACTGCTGCATTTCCATCAGGTTCCAGTTCGAAATTCTGGGTCCTATTGCTGCATTTCCACCAGGTTCCAGCTCGAAAATCTGGATCCTACTGCTGTGTTGCATCATTCTTCTCTAAGTATTAAGatgtttgcatttttttttttcttcaaaattggaACCCAATCCCAAGTAACcttaaggccatgtttggatacaGGGAATCCatgggaaaagaaaggaaatggaGAAGTTTTTCTTTGACGTGACAGTGTcttgttgtttggatagcaaagaaaaagGAGAATTTCACATAGCAATATTCGATGGTAGTACAAGAAACTATGATCCTTGTCTCATAAATCTGAGGCTTTCACTCACTGCTGAACAAGATCCCACATACTGCTATCCATTTCTTATCCAGCTGGTGGAAATAATAATTTAGTAATAATAAtgattttcctttcctttccatttCTAGTGGGTATCCGGACATGCCCTATATGAAATAGCATATGTGCTGTTCCACCCAATCATTCACAGTATCTGTTTGCTTAAACATTTCACACATGTTGAACCATCTCCAGCTGTCCAAAGGCTGGTTTTTCCACCATTCGGTGCTCCAACGTAGAAATTGCACATGGAATGGGATGGAGTTATATTATGTGTCTGATTACCACTTGATGCGCTACATTGTGTGGGCATCATTTttagaaaaccccaaaaattgACTTTTTGTGTAACCCATCAGAGGTCTGACTTGTTTTCAAACTAACCTAGTATTTGAGGCTGCATGAAAAATGAAACCCTAATGGGTGGGTTATCATTTTTCAGCTTTTCTGCCCCTGAAATAACATTATGTTGTATTAATTTGTAGAAAAACAATCGCCTGCTCTGGTCCCAGGGGACGACCAATGCAGCCGTATGTGGTTGTTGGTATTTGCAGGAAATACTAAGTGTCGGGTGGTCAgtgtcaatgttttaaatatcgatgatatcgaccgatatatcccatgatatatcttgtatcccacctgtgcgatacgaaatgcataggtagtgccaatatatcccacgtgttcaatctggtgagcattttcaatttccaatccctttttttgttgaaattattttaaattggtgtcaaatggttacaaatctattggttcttcatattttgcatgaaaaatcatggagtttgagctttgattcttcatgttctccatgtttttttttttttttttcaaaatttttcttcaaccagctgtcaattgagactaatttagaagtatttaggagtatttgatgaaatgatcatcatatacactctactttcgaaatttgagtataggtggtccaatttgaggaaaattcaaaatttccccaatttctcccaaattacttgcaatgttgcactccaatcATGAAATCAAGCATCTATGAGgattgatctactgatttgttaagccCTTGTCaattctcaaaaaataaaaaaacattttttaattaaaaattaataaaatatttttattattatttaaaatttctcTTCAaacagctgtcaattgagactaattttgaattaTTTAGGAGAGTTTAATGAAATGATTGTCACATATATTCTAGAGGTTGTCCATTCAATTTGAagatagttgcattagttcagtcagacaatgcatagcttaTGACTCTATACAAAAGAAACCAATTATGTCCACTtattttttaagatgttatgatttaaaagtgtgtattaaggtattttttaacaatccctgaagtttcattgaaagattcaaccaatttcctaatgtttccccatgtttcccagtaagtgtgataaattatctgatacaaatgatatatcctgtgtgataactgatacgtatctatatcccaagggtgcgatacttAATGCGATACCGATTTTTCGAACACTGGTCAGTGTTCAACAACAATTCATGATATACAACCTTACCAGAAAAGATTATTTCTGCTCTATGCAGTCAAATGTAACTGCTAGTTTTCTGCTTTCTTGATGCTAGAAAACCAAACAAACTGTGTGCTGCATGTAGCCAGTAGTCAGTTACCGGTCAGTTAGCAACCTTGATCATGGTTCATGTTGAAATTTTATAATTATGATATAACATAGACATTACCTATCTCTGTTCACTGCTCTTAATTTGCATGTCTTTTTGGCATTGTCAGGAGATATTGGGGGGAGTGACTGATATTGACTTGGTCATTAACCTAAAGCTCAGAGAAGATATACTTCTTGTGAAGTGCCTCGGTAGGAGGATTTGCAGCCAATGTGGAGGGAACTTCAATGTTGCCTCCATTAACATTAAGGGTGAGAATGGGATGCCTGGAATTTGCATGgctccacttcttcctcctgcACATTGTGCATCAAAGCTCATCACCCGCTCTGATGATACTGAAGCAGTAGTAAAAGAACGTCTCCGCATCTACAATGACATGGTATTGGTGCCATTCTCTTCTCtcttatttaaatttaaaaatattttctagttTCCTCAATGCGTATAAAGGGGGGAAGAGTTGTTACTTGCAGAGCCATTGAGATAGTTGATCTGTGGGACTCCCTTTGGTCGAAACAATAGGGACTCACCCATGTATTGCATGGTTAAGCAACTGAATACAGGTGGGTGCCATTGGTTGGCATCAAGAGAGATCACCACAAGGCTACTAAACCAAGCACAGACACCTGATGAAAAATGCTCCTTTTGGGGGGGCTACTGAATTGTCATGCTGGAACTTATGGTAATGACTATGATTTTTCAGAAATATCTAATAAGATCTAAGGTGGATTTCCTTTTGCCTGAAACATGGGAAGTCAAAACATTCATTCTGTCCTTTCATGTTTTTGATCGACGACTCATCATCAGAATGATTTCTTTATTTCTGCAGAGCCAACCCGTGGAGGAGTTCTATCGCAGCCGAGGGAAACTATTAGAGTTTGATTTACCAGGAGGAATCCCAGAATCCTGGCCAAAGCTACTGCAAGCACTGAATCTTGAAGATCATGATGACAAGCAGTCCGCAGCAGcataagttataagtttaaggTGAGTCATTCTTCCCATGTGTGAGATTTACGTGCATGtcaaattcaaaaatattttttaaaataaaagtctGAATCCTGGTTGCCATTTGAAGAGGTCAACCGTTCAGTTGGGCTTTTGTAGTTTGGGAGCAACATGAGgtgtattttgaaaaagaaagaaagaaaggtaatGTTATATTAAGGATGATGAGCTCAAAGGGGGTTTATGTAACCAGTAAGTTTTGACCGTATGGAGACGGGTTCCATTTTTGGCTGAGTAAGAACATGCTTCTTCTGTTTACATGATTTGTAGTGTTGGTTCTCTGGGAAAATTTTCTGAAGGTTCGTCCATCAATCTATATCATAGGAACTGCCTTGAATTTGCAAAAATACCGACCAATAAATGCTGTCAGGACTGTCGCAGAATTGATCTCTGTTTTTGTACAAAGAAAATGCAATAACAAACATGAGAAGCGCTAAGGGGTTCCTGTGAGGGCAGATTGAAGACACACTAACATGTCTCAGATGTAGAAGATCTGGTTCATTAATCGGgcatgagaaaaatggatggttagagaaAAAGATGACCACCGGTTCATATTTAACGTACACTGAGCCAGCCACAGTATGAGTTTATCAGCTATTTACTTTTGGGCCAGGCTTatgttcatggtgggacccagctGATAATGGCCTGGTTCTTGCGCACACTTCCCCGTGAATCTCCTCGTGAATGTCTTCTTGTGGAAATCTCCTCTGCATTTAAGAAACAAACATTGAAAGCAAGGTGGCAATGGTGGCAATTGTGAAGGCTGATCAGAAGATGTAGTACAAAatgttattaattattattattattcatggGTTTTGTGCTTCCTTTAGGTGAACCAGATATAATCTGGTTGAAACCAATGGTGTGAAGCCATTGCTTATGCCAAGGATCTTTGTTGTAGAAAGGTGAAgattaaggggtcgtttggcaccatggatatgggaggatttgaggggatttcaaatcccctcgtATGTTTTTTTGTGAAAGATAACCAAATATCATTGAAAAAGGGGAAATAGAAACAAAGAGTGAAACGGGAAAcggaaacaaaaacaaaaaggaaagaaaaccgAAAAACGGCGGTCCGCTGAgaatgtggaccacactaagcTCGCAAACAAAACAGATCGGAATCCTTAATTTTCGAATCTACCGCAGCCCATTCAATCAGCAGCCGCTTAGCACTAGCGATGGAATTGCTAACAGAGTTGGACAGGTTGCGGAAACAACGATTGTTTCTCTCTGACCAAACGGTCCACCAGGTTGCTAAGATCGCCATTCTCCACAACCGCTTCTTAGATTTGTCCAGGGAGACCCCAAACCACGCCGACAACATACTATTAACCGAATCAGGATTGCACCAGCTTATCTTGAAACAGAGCAAGAATTCCGACCAGATGGAGGAGATGAAACGACAGTGGAGAAGAAGATGATCAATTGATTCCTCCAATTAAAATCCCCTCGTATGTTTGGcaacataaagtaactgggggtttcaaatccaggggatttcgaagagagggtttgaaatccaaggtggaagcttggattacatctcaAATCCttccaatagttgcatgtgtaacatgtgtgtcactgggctactaatctattgggcacatggcccgcTGATggtatcccaaaacaatcagattatcaactgcatcactgtaattactttaataggataatctgtgccatccaaacattgaccatgtaaatcaacagttaaaaatcgttggttagtcacttggatgtgaTCCTGTGCTTGTGACCCATCCGAgaattgaaatttcatcatttttgggcaaagtatatatttcaacaggcttgttacaaccattgtgtcaaacattacataagtacactaattagagatattaaagttgatttagtaattaaattcaaaccactgtaaatatactatgcatagctacttttggattacagggAATTctaaatctagggtgccaaacacaacggaaggattccaaatccagggggttcagaatacagggggttccaaatccacgcttccaaacaggcccttaaaggaGGTGGTCCTATCCTCATTCTCACTTGTTTATTCAATATTTTCAGTTACCTTTCATTGTTGAGGAATTGGAAGATCCTGGCGCTGGAGAAGCCAAATGGGCAATTCTCACTTCCAACTTAGGCACAGTAATGAAAGGAAAATCCAAGCTTAGGCTTCGTTTGGTGAATTTTCCAGGATGTGTTTTCTGTCGGGAGATAAGAGAGGGTTCCCCACCCCAGCCTGCTGTCTGTTGTATGAGGGGGTTCCCCACAAAATTGTAAGACTTGGAGAATGAATTTTACAGACTTTTCGATTTTGCCTATTTTGTGGGGCATGTCTCACAAAGCGGTGGATGATGTACTGATGTGGCACCTATGGGCATATTGTAAACAGCAGCTTACATGAGGATGTTAGTCTTAGGCCTTCATGTAGACAGATGCAAGCTGGCTTAAATGAGAAATGGCATGCACCCCCAAAAGCAAGGAGATATTTAGTGGCATTGATAGAGAGGAAGAGGGGGAAATCCTGCAGAAGAAAGCTAAATGCTTAGGGAATCCTTAAAAGTTTGAATATCAAGAGATCAGGAGGAATGTGGCAAGCTGGAGACAAAAATTGAGAGTTACTTGGTTAAAGGCACCTGATGGAGGCAAAAATTGTGAGTTGGTTAAAGGATTGcgataaaattttcttttctgaGATAGCAAACGGTAGAAGAAAGGTGAAACATATTCAGAAAGTGTTCCCAAGTAATTGCTTGTGGACATGCCGCTAGTAAGAGATGCAATTCTGGATTTCTATTGTCGGCATTAATCTAAAGAAGATTTGTTGTGGGCAAAGCTTGATCTTTTCAACAAATGAGGCACAAGCCTCCTAGCTTGAGAGAGAATTTGGTGAAGAGATAAGGTGGTTTGGACATGGAGGAAGGCAAGGCCCTGGGTAGGACGGGTTTTGTCTTTCTTCCAAGAATGTTGGGAGATCATAAAAGGTGACCTATGTTTTTTATGAAGCAATTCCATGCCTGAGCTATCTTGAGTAAGGGCCTTAATGCTACTTTGATTACCTTGGTTTCTAAAATTGAAGGCACATCTAACATCATGGATCATATGCCAATAAACTTTGTTGGAGGTGTATAAGAATCTTGCTAGGATGCTTTCTATGAGACAAGCTTGTAGATTAGTGATTTGTACTTTTCATGGGGCCTTTGTGAAAGAGATGGAAATTTAAGATTGTATTTTGGTGGCTTATGAAGCTATTGATTCAAGAAATATGGTagtatggggggggggggggggggggggtgggttgtTCTTTGTGAGGTGGACATGGATAAGGCACATGACCATATTGACTGGGTGTTTTGTTACATGTCTTGAACATAATGGGCTTTGGTTCTAGATGGGTGTCTTGGATTGAGGAATGCATTAGCATGACCTCTCTCCGCTTTGATCAGTGGATCCCATGCATGCTTCTTTACTAGCTTGAGAGGTTTGCAACAAAGAGACTGACGTAGGGAAGAGTGTGAAATGATAAGAGAAAGATCACCGTCTTCCATAGGTGATTAAAAGTTAaaatcttgaatccacaagaaaataagagagaaaatttgggtattttattgaataatgtgtgtatgatttctcaattacaccactaataaagaaaaTCCAAACAGTAATTCAAAATTATCCAAAATAGGAAAACTCTTGGTTACCTGAAATAGCAAAACTCTTCGAAAGTCTAAtttgttaaaaatagaaagtccaaAGAAACCTTACCAAAGGAttcctagcataattacaagCAATTTCTAAAAAGACGAATAaacctaaaactctaaaaataagaagatacgacaaaaatagaaattactaaaattcgtaaaattttcctaaaatcgCAATCTTGAATCAGAATGGTGCATTTTCTCGCAAAACGGAGGTGCATGATCCACTTTGTAGGTCAATTGACCTTGGAACCATTGTTACATAAGAATTGATAGATTGTGTGTTCATGACGATGTCTGGACCAAAAGTTACGGTTCTTTTATGATCAAAACTTTGAATGGCAATTTTTCAATATCCGggatgaatttcttcaaatcggaCATACCTGGGGTCCAGTTATGTCATGCCCTACACATGATTGGGTCCGGTTTTAACAGATTACTTCCGCTTTCGTTtgggcttcttttggtccaaccatgctaagaaGCCTGCTTAGTTTTAAAGCTTTGATCCTAGGTATGGTGAGAGGGTTTGGGATAGATTGTAGATGAAGATTTCTCACGTCTAGTTTGTGGATGACACCTTCAAATGATGCAAGGCCTCAAGGAGTCAAAGAAGATATGTTAAAGGTTTGTTGTGGTGCTTCAAAGGATGTTGGGCCTTAAGATTAACTGTGAGTAAAAAAGTGCTATTGTGGTGATGGCTATGGAGAATGGAGATGCAAACTCTTTAGTTTAGGTGCTGGAATAGTAGAGCATCTCATCTTCTGATGAAGTCaacttttgctttgtttgttttttcttgtATTCTTCTGGCTTTGCcgttttttataaataaattgtCATCCAGAAAAAAAGAAGGTATCTTTGCCCTATGATCAGGGGAAACGCAAATGCTCCTTCCTTTCAGATGTTGGAAAGAACTGAGAATAGATTGGCCAAGTGGAAGAAATCTTACCTTCTTATGCATGGTAGAATTTTCCTTATTGAAGCTGCTCTCTTGAACTCCCACTTTATTAGTTTCCCTCTTTAAGATGTTGATCAAGGTGTCTAAGAAAATTGTGTAGATCCAAAGAGATTTCCTTTGAGAAGGGCAGGAAGGGGCCCATAAATTACGTCTTGTCAATTAGGAAGAGGTCAAAACATCAAAGAAAGGGCCTTGAGGTGGGAGGAATTAGAGGTAAAAAATCTCCAACTTTATTATTTTCCCTCCTTTAGATGTTGATCTAAGGTGGCTAATAAAATTGTGACGATCCAAAGATTACCTTTGGGAAGGGCAGGAAGGGGCCATAAGTTACTTATCAATTGGGAAGAGGTCAAAAATTTGAAGGGGGGCCTTGCGGTGGGAGGAATTAGAGGAAAAGAGCTGAGCTTCCTTGCCAAATGGTGTTTGCGGTTTGAAGATGAGATGAAAGCATAACGAAGAGGTCATTTTTAGAGAATATGGTCAGCACTGGAATTGGGTCGTGAACACTGTGGGATTGAGAATATGGCCTGTGTGGAAGGTTGTGAGTCATTTCGGCAGGAGATTTGATCAGGTTGATTGATGTATtctggaaaaaaacaaaaatggcaTCTTGATTGACAAAGATTTAGATCCAGTGCTGGTAAAGGTTCTACCTTCCGATTTTGGTAGGATATTTGGATTGGGGATTCAAATTTGTCTGCTTCTTTCCCTTTGTTATTTTCCCTTGGGACCGACAGAGTCAAAAGTGGAGGATTGTTTTGAGTTCTTGGTTTTCTTTTGTCTGGAAATTTTCTCTGGAGCAATTTAAATGATGAGGAATCAAGAGATTTTGCAGTTATCATGGGGATCTTTTATGAGGCCTGCCTTGATACCTCAAGTGAGGATGCGAAGTATCTGAAGTTGGTAGGCAATGGTTGCTTCTCCTCCAAATCATTTTTCACCAAGCTTTGAGAACCAGGTCACCTTTATCCAGGCCCCACTATTCCTCCCCGGGTTCCAAGCTTTTGTGTGGATTGGCACTGCCAGCAAAATCCTTACCATTGACAACCTTAAAAAGATGAATATGGTGATGGCCAATATATGCATCATGTgaaggagaaggagaatgagGAATCAGTAGACCATCTCTTCCTGCATTGCCAGGCTGCTAAGAGGCATTTTGAGCCATTTCTTTGAGCTTTTTAGAGTCCTTTGGGTGTTAAAGAGGTATGTCTTTAATGCTATTGCAGGATGGCCCTCTGGCCCCTTTTTTAGGGTGTCATAGGTGAAGTTTCCTTATGCCATTGTTTGGAAGGAGAGGAATGCAAGAGCCTGTCCATGGCTTCCATTGTCTATTGTCTCTATGATGTTGAGGTAGTCGCCTGTCCTCCCTAATTTCTTAGGGACCTCTGCTTGAAAAGTTAATAGGAGGCAATGGGGTGGTTGTTGGGTGATTACTGATTAGCCCTGTGGTTgggcaaagaagaagaagaagatattgaGATGCAATCCATCCCATTAGAAAGACATCACAATATTGAtgcctagcccaagaatcaggttgatccacaggtcaggtgggccacagtttgcaaaacaaatgtacgggtctgaaaaacttggctgaagttttctaacccactcacctatttccaatattggggcccaaaTGCTGATTTAACTagatttattttttgagaaaaCACGTAGAAGGTCAGACCGAcctgattgatggattggatcttgcacttGTGTTAGCATGGCACATGTGTAGCTCTctagagatggctctaccatactaATCTCCCATCAGATAACCCCGACCATACATCACTAGCAGGGAACATGTGATCAGATATTCATCACATGGCAGCAGATAAGGTTTGTGCAGGATCCTAGTCCTCCAACAGATGGGCTTCTCCAGGTGGAAATCAGGACCCTCCAATGCGAGGTCCACCTGAGACATGTATGGCAAAGATGGGGCAGCAAAGAAAATCTACCCGACTTGATCTACAAGTATCAGAGGCCCAGAAGCCTACTTACCTGAAATAACGAACCACCTACTACTGACATAACTTCATGGTAGCCAACAGCAGCTTTTGATTGAATGGTGCCATGTGGCACATGACAATCTATAAGAAGGATATCTCACTCCCAAAGAGTCTTCTTTACCGAAAGAAATTGTTTTTCAGAGATTTTTCAATCCTTGTTTTCTTTTAAGCCTTTTGTGATATTCATTCTAATTTCTCTCTCAACCTGAAGAAATTGTCTCCGAAGAAATTGAAATCCTCCTTGAATTCATCAACTTCTTTGTGTTTCTGTACTCTAAAAACACTAGACTATGACAATCTGCATCCTCTCTTTGACAAGTACTGCTCAAAAAGCTGTGGGACGCTTATGGCATGGCAGCTGGGATGGATGCTACGGTCC contains:
- the LOC131236930 gene encoding adenylate kinase 1, chloroplastic-like isoform X2, whose protein sequence is MGALNRFLKFKTLSPHHVRTFSALVSETDLRSPSSLSHTSLPLRRDSRGRNVQWVFLGCPGVGKGTYAGRLSHLLGVPHIATGDLVREELSSSGPLSHQEILGGVTDIDLVINLKLREDILLVKCLGRRICSQCGGNFNVASINIKGENGMPGICMAPLLPPAHCASKLITRSDDTEAVVKERLRIYNDMSQPVEEFYRSRGKLLEFDLPGGIPESWPKLLQALNLEDHDDKQSAAA